The Pseudomonas asiatica genome has a segment encoding these proteins:
- the exaC gene encoding acetaldehyde dehydrogenase ExaC, producing MRYAHPGTEGAKVSFKSRYGNYIGGEFVPPVKGQYFENTSPVNGKLIAEFPRSTAEDIDKALDAAHAAADAWGRTSVQDRSNVLLKIADRIEQNLELLAITETWDNGKPIRETLNADIPLAVDHFRYFAGCIRAQEGGAAEINEGTVAYHIHEPLGVVGQIIPWNFPILMAAWKLAPALAAGNCVVLKPAEQTPLGITVLLEVIGDLLPKGVLNVVQGFGREAGEALATSKRIAKIAFTGSTPVGSHIMKCAAENIIPSTVELGGKSPNVYFEDIMQAEPSFIEKAAEGMVLAFFNQGEVCTCPSRALVQESIYPQFMEVVMKKVLQIKRGDPLDTDTMVGAQASQQQFEKILSYLDIAQKEGAELLTGGKVEKLEGSLATGYYIQPTLLKGNNKMRVFQEEIFGPVVSVTTFKDEAEALAIANDTEFGLGAGVWTRDINRAYRMGRGIKAGRVWTNCYHLYPAHAAFGGYKKSGVGRETHKMMLDHYQQTKNLLVSYDINPLGFF from the coding sequence ATGCGTTACGCACATCCCGGTACCGAAGGCGCGAAGGTTTCCTTCAAGAGCCGCTACGGCAACTACATCGGTGGTGAGTTCGTTCCTCCGGTAAAGGGGCAGTACTTCGAAAATACCTCCCCGGTGAATGGCAAGCTGATCGCTGAATTCCCTCGCTCCACTGCCGAAGACATCGATAAAGCCCTGGATGCCGCCCACGCTGCGGCCGACGCCTGGGGCCGCACCTCAGTGCAGGACCGCTCCAACGTTCTGCTGAAGATCGCCGACCGTATCGAGCAGAACCTCGAACTGCTGGCAATCACCGAAACCTGGGACAACGGCAAGCCGATCCGCGAAACCCTCAATGCCGACATTCCGCTGGCGGTCGACCACTTCCGCTACTTCGCTGGCTGCATCCGCGCCCAGGAAGGCGGCGCCGCGGAAATCAACGAAGGCACCGTGGCGTACCACATCCACGAGCCGCTGGGCGTGGTCGGGCAGATCATCCCGTGGAACTTCCCGATCCTGATGGCCGCCTGGAAGCTTGCCCCGGCACTGGCCGCCGGCAACTGCGTGGTGCTCAAGCCGGCCGAACAGACCCCGCTGGGCATCACCGTGCTGCTGGAAGTGATCGGTGACCTGCTGCCAAAAGGCGTGCTCAACGTGGTGCAAGGCTTTGGCCGCGAAGCCGGTGAAGCACTGGCCACCAGCAAGCGCATCGCCAAGATCGCCTTCACCGGCTCGACCCCGGTCGGCTCGCACATCATGAAGTGCGCCGCCGAGAACATCATCCCGTCCACCGTCGAACTGGGCGGCAAGTCGCCGAACGTGTATTTCGAAGACATCATGCAAGCCGAGCCAAGCTTCATCGAGAAGGCGGCCGAAGGCATGGTGCTGGCGTTCTTCAACCAGGGCGAGGTATGCACCTGCCCGTCACGGGCACTGGTACAGGAGTCGATCTATCCGCAGTTCATGGAAGTGGTGATGAAGAAGGTGCTGCAGATCAAGCGCGGCGACCCGCTGGACACCGACACCATGGTCGGCGCCCAGGCCTCGCAACAGCAGTTCGAGAAGATCCTGTCGTACCTCGACATCGCCCAGAAGGAAGGCGCCGAGTTGCTGACCGGCGGCAAGGTCGAGAAACTGGAAGGCTCGCTGGCCACCGGTTACTACATCCAGCCGACCCTGCTCAAGGGCAACAACAAGATGCGCGTGTTCCAGGAAGAAATCTTCGGCCCGGTGGTCAGCGTCACCACCTTCAAGGACGAAGCCGAAGCCCTGGCGATCGCCAACGACACCGAGTTCGGCCTGGGTGCCGGCGTGTGGACCCGCGACATCAACCGTGCCTACCGCATGGGCCGTGGGATCAAGGCTGGCCGCGTGTGGACCAACTGCTACCACCTGTACCCGGCGCATGCCGCGTTCGGTGGCTACAAGAAGTCGGGGGTCGGGCGTGAGACCCACAAGATGATGCTCGACCACTATCAGCAGACCAAGAACCTGCTGGTGAGCTACGACATCAATCCGTTGGGCTTCTTCTAA
- a CDS encoding GNAT family N-acetyltransferase, with protein MRIIKATLEHLDLLTPMFVKYREFYGQLPYPDSSRSFLEKRLKRDESVIYLALPDDDDGKLLGFCQLYPSYSSLSLKRVWILNDIYVAEDSRRMLVADHLMREAKKMAKETNAVRMRVSTSADNEVAHKTYESIGFREDNEFKSYILPISQD; from the coding sequence ATGCGCATCATCAAGGCAACCCTGGAACACCTCGACCTGCTCACGCCGATGTTCGTCAAATACCGTGAGTTCTATGGGCAGCTACCCTACCCTGACAGCTCGCGCAGTTTCCTGGAAAAGCGCCTGAAGCGGGATGAGTCGGTGATCTACCTGGCGCTACCCGATGATGACGACGGCAAACTGCTGGGATTCTGCCAGCTGTACCCAAGCTACTCATCGCTGTCGTTGAAGCGGGTATGGATTCTCAACGATATCTATGTGGCCGAGGACTCGCGGCGCATGCTGGTGGCCGACCACCTGATGCGCGAGGCGAAGAAAATGGCCAAGGAAACCAACGCCGTGCGCATGCGGGTGTCGACCAGTGCGGACAATGAGGTAGCGCACAAGACTTACGAATCCATCGGGTTTCGTGAGGATAACGAGTTCAAGAGCTATATCCTGCCGATCAGCCAGGATTGA
- the eutC gene encoding ethanolamine ammonia-lyase subunit EutC, whose product MDHRTPTPDNPWLALRNLTPARIALGRTGTSLPTGAQLDFQFAHAQARDAVHLAFDHAGLATQLSDRGRESLVLHSAASDRNQYLQRPDLGRRLNEDSVAALRQHAQANPGGVDLAIVVADGLSALAVHRHTLPFLARFEEQAAADGWTSAPVVLVQQGRVAVADEVGELLGARMTVMLIGERPGLSSPDSLGLYFTYAPKVGLTDAYRNCISNIRLEGLSYGMAAHRLLYLMREACRRQLSGVNLKDEAEVHSLESEHSTGQKGNFLLGKG is encoded by the coding sequence ATGGACCACCGCACGCCTACCCCCGACAACCCTTGGCTGGCCCTGCGCAACCTGACCCCGGCGCGCATAGCCCTGGGCCGCACCGGCACCAGCCTGCCGACCGGTGCGCAGCTGGACTTCCAGTTTGCCCACGCCCAGGCCCGCGATGCCGTGCACCTGGCCTTCGACCATGCCGGCCTGGCTACCCAGCTGAGTGACCGCGGGCGCGAAAGCCTGGTGCTGCACAGCGCCGCCAGCGACCGCAACCAGTACCTGCAACGCCCGGACCTGGGGCGACGGCTGAACGAAGATTCGGTTGCCGCGCTGCGCCAGCACGCCCAGGCCAACCCCGGCGGGGTCGACCTGGCCATCGTCGTCGCTGACGGCCTGTCGGCACTGGCCGTGCACCGCCACACCCTGCCGTTCCTGGCGCGCTTCGAGGAACAGGCCGCCGCCGACGGCTGGACCAGCGCCCCGGTGGTGCTGGTGCAGCAGGGCCGCGTGGCAGTGGCCGACGAGGTTGGTGAGCTGCTGGGCGCACGGATGACGGTGATGCTGATCGGCGAACGCCCGGGGCTCAGCTCGCCCGACAGCCTTGGCCTGTACTTCACCTATGCACCGAAGGTCGGCCTGACCGATGCCTACCGCAACTGCATTTCCAACATCCGCCTGGAGGGCCTGAGTTATGGCATGGCGGCGCACCGCTTGCTGTACTTGATGCGCGAAGCCTGCCGGCGCCAGCTTTCCGGGGTGAATCTGAAGGACGAAGCCGAGGTCCATAGCCTGGAGAGTGAACACAGCACCGGCCAGAAAGGTAACTTCCTGCTCGGCAAAGGGTAA
- a CDS encoding sigma-54-dependent Fis family transcriptional regulator, with protein MQSNHFSRHAQQVHTVAHGGAGEGGSDPSIARSWLRCLEDYHLDPSVIEAPVVLEHGRLLESRERLRQVLQIADHEMNSLHQQLSGAGHAVLLTDARGVILNCVSAPTERRSFERAGLWLGADWSEAREGTNGIGTCLVERQALTIHQNEHFRGRHTGLTCSASPVFDPHGELLAVLDVSSARPDVSRQSQFHTMALVNLSAKMIESCYFLRHFEQQWLLRFHLQAESVGLFSEGLLAFDGDGRICAVNQSALNLLGTVRGGVLGKPLERFFACSHDELFSRATPGGSTAWPLHTLDGRQVFASLRGQARAPVWSVPAAQPRPAREVEPLICLLDPALQNDFRRSVRVFERDVPLLLRGETGCGKEAFAQAVHQASERRGKPFVAINCASIPESLIESELFGYRGGSFTGARKEGMRGKLLQADGGTLLLDEIGDMPLALQTRLLRVLEERQVVPIGGEPQAVDVRIISATHRDLLERVEQGSFREDLYYRLNGLEVALPAVRERSDKAQLLDFLLRQEAQGEPIDIEPRARQALLDFAWPGNVRQMRNVLRTLVALCEDSRIMFPDLPAILRNGTVPAGAALCRERAAERPQGPSRADQFAGVASQPDRDTRPLLQDAERQALLETLEAKHWHLTRVAEHLGISRNTLYRKLRKHGITRAD; from the coding sequence ATGCAGAGCAATCATTTCAGCCGCCATGCCCAGCAAGTCCATACCGTCGCCCATGGTGGGGCCGGGGAGGGCGGCAGTGACCCGTCCATCGCCCGCTCCTGGCTGCGCTGCCTGGAGGACTACCACCTCGACCCGTCGGTGATCGAGGCTCCGGTGGTGCTCGAGCATGGGCGCCTGCTGGAAAGCCGCGAGCGCCTGCGCCAGGTGCTGCAGATTGCCGACCATGAAATGAACAGCCTGCACCAGCAGCTTTCCGGGGCCGGCCATGCAGTGCTGCTGACCGATGCCCGTGGGGTGATCCTGAATTGTGTCAGCGCGCCGACCGAGCGGCGCAGCTTCGAGCGCGCCGGCCTGTGGCTGGGCGCTGACTGGAGCGAGGCGCGCGAGGGCACCAACGGCATCGGCACCTGCCTGGTCGAGCGCCAGGCGCTGACCATCCATCAGAACGAGCACTTCCGTGGCCGCCACACCGGCCTGACCTGCTCCGCCAGCCCGGTGTTCGACCCGCATGGCGAGCTGCTGGCAGTGCTGGATGTGTCTTCGGCGCGGCCCGACGTTTCCCGCCAGAGCCAGTTCCACACCATGGCCCTGGTCAACCTGTCGGCGAAGATGATCGAAAGCTGCTACTTCCTGCGCCATTTCGAACAGCAATGGCTGCTGCGTTTTCACCTGCAGGCCGAGTCGGTCGGCCTGTTCAGCGAAGGCCTGCTGGCGTTCGACGGTGACGGGCGCATCTGCGCCGTCAACCAGAGCGCGCTTAACCTGCTGGGCACGGTGCGTGGTGGCGTGCTGGGCAAACCGCTGGAACGCTTTTTCGCTTGCAGCCACGACGAACTGTTCAGTCGCGCCACGCCCGGTGGCAGCACGGCCTGGCCGCTGCATACCCTGGACGGGCGCCAGGTGTTCGCCAGCCTGCGTGGCCAGGCGCGCGCACCGGTGTGGTCGGTGCCGGCCGCCCAGCCGCGACCCGCACGGGAAGTGGAACCGCTTATCTGCCTGCTCGACCCGGCCTTGCAGAACGACTTCCGCCGCAGCGTGCGGGTGTTCGAGCGCGATGTGCCGCTGTTGCTGCGCGGCGAGACCGGCTGTGGCAAGGAGGCCTTTGCCCAGGCCGTGCACCAGGCCAGCGAGCGGCGCGGCAAGCCGTTCGTCGCCATCAACTGCGCCTCGATCCCGGAGAGCCTGATCGAGAGCGAACTGTTCGGCTACCGCGGCGGCAGCTTTACCGGTGCGCGCAAGGAAGGCATGCGCGGCAAGCTGCTGCAGGCCGATGGCGGCACCTTGCTGCTGGACGAGATTGGCGACATGCCACTGGCCCTGCAAACCCGCCTGCTGCGCGTGCTGGAGGAGCGCCAGGTGGTGCCGATCGGTGGCGAGCCGCAGGCGGTCGACGTGCGCATTATCAGCGCTACCCACCGAGACCTGCTGGAACGGGTGGAGCAGGGCAGTTTCCGCGAGGACCTGTATTACCGGCTTAATGGCCTGGAAGTGGCATTGCCTGCGGTGCGCGAGCGCAGTGACAAGGCGCAGTTGCTGGACTTTCTGCTGCGTCAGGAGGCGCAGGGAGAACCGATCGATATCGAGCCCAGGGCACGGCAGGCACTGCTCGACTTCGCCTGGCCGGGCAACGTGCGGCAGATGCGCAACGTGCTGCGTACCCTGGTGGCACTTTGCGAAGACTCCCGCATCATGTTCCCGGATCTTCCCGCCATTCTCCGCAACGGCACCGTCCCTGCAGGAGCGGCCTTGTGTCGCGAAAGGGCCGCAGAGCGGCCCCAGGGTCCCAGCCGCGCCGACCAATTTGCAGGGGTTGCTTCGCAGCCCGATCGCGACACAAGGCCGCTTCTACAGGATGCGGAGCGGCAAGCATTGTTGGAGACGCTAGAGGCAAAACACTGGCACCTCACCCGTGTCGCCGAGCACTTGGGCATCAGCCGCAATACCTTGTATCGAAAACTGCGCAAACACGGCATCACCAGGGCCGACTGA
- the eat gene encoding ethanolamine permease yields the protein MPSDHSAGSPAGSSVDFEKVGSDYFQQRELKKGAAGWVLLVGLGVAYVISGDYAGWNFGLAQGGWGGMFLATLLMATMYLCMCFSLAELSSMIPTAGGGYGFARSAFGPWGGFLTGTAILIEYAIAPAAIAVFIGAYCQSLFGIGGWMIYLAFYIVFIGIHIFGVGEALKLMFIITAIAAIALAVFLVSMVPHFDAANLFDIAKTDAVGASSFLPFGYVGVWAAIPYAIWFFLAVEGVPLAAEETKNPKRDLPRGLIGAMLVLLAFALLILVVGPGGAGSEALKASGNPLVEALSKAYGGSTWMGGFVNLVGLAGLIASFFSIIYAYSRQIFALSRAGYLPRKLSETNKSKAPVLALIIPGIIGFALSLTGQGDLLILVAVFGATLSYVLMMAAHITLRIRRPKMERPYRTPGGIFTSGLALVLACIAVVAGFLVDPRVVIGAAVIYAVLIAYFAFYSRHHLVAGTPEEEFAAIQKAEEALH from the coding sequence ATGCCAAGCGATCATTCCGCCGGCTCGCCGGCAGGCTCTTCCGTCGACTTCGAAAAAGTCGGCTCGGACTACTTCCAGCAACGTGAACTGAAAAAAGGTGCCGCCGGCTGGGTCCTGCTGGTCGGCCTGGGCGTGGCCTACGTCATCTCCGGCGACTATGCCGGCTGGAACTTCGGCCTGGCCCAGGGCGGCTGGGGCGGCATGTTCCTCGCCACCCTGCTGATGGCCACCATGTACCTGTGCATGTGCTTCTCGCTGGCCGAACTGTCGTCGATGATCCCCACCGCAGGCGGCGGCTACGGCTTTGCCCGCAGTGCCTTCGGCCCCTGGGGCGGCTTCCTCACCGGGACGGCGATCCTCATCGAGTACGCCATCGCCCCCGCCGCCATCGCGGTGTTCATCGGCGCCTACTGCCAGTCACTGTTCGGCATCGGCGGCTGGATGATCTACCTGGCGTTCTACATCGTGTTCATCGGCATCCACATCTTTGGCGTGGGTGAGGCGTTGAAGCTGATGTTCATCATCACCGCCATCGCCGCCATCGCCCTGGCCGTGTTCCTGGTGAGCATGGTGCCCCATTTTGATGCAGCCAACCTGTTCGACATCGCCAAAACGGACGCCGTGGGCGCCAGCAGCTTCCTGCCGTTCGGCTATGTCGGCGTGTGGGCGGCCATCCCCTATGCCATCTGGTTCTTCCTCGCCGTAGAGGGCGTGCCGCTGGCTGCCGAAGAAACCAAGAACCCCAAGCGTGACCTGCCACGCGGCCTGATCGGCGCCATGCTGGTGTTGCTGGCCTTCGCCCTGCTGATCCTGGTGGTCGGCCCGGGCGGCGCAGGCTCCGAAGCACTGAAAGCGTCCGGCAACCCGCTGGTAGAAGCCTTGTCCAAAGCCTACGGCGGTAGCACCTGGATGGGCGGCTTCGTCAACCTGGTCGGCCTGGCCGGGCTGATCGCCAGCTTCTTCTCGATCATCTACGCCTACTCCCGGCAGATCTTCGCCCTGTCCCGCGCCGGCTACCTGCCGCGCAAACTGTCGGAAACCAACAAGAGCAAGGCCCCGGTACTGGCCTTGATCATCCCCGGGATCATCGGCTTTGCCCTGTCGCTGACCGGCCAGGGTGACCTGCTGATCCTGGTGGCGGTGTTCGGCGCTACCCTGTCGTACGTGCTGATGATGGCCGCGCACATCACCCTGCGCATCCGCCGGCCGAAGATGGAGCGCCCATACCGCACCCCCGGTGGCATCTTCACCTCGGGCCTGGCACTGGTACTGGCCTGCATCGCCGTGGTCGCCGGTTTCCTGGTCGACCCACGGGTGGTGATTGGCGCCGCAGTGATCTATGCGGTATTAATTGCCTACTTTGCTTTCTACAGCCGCCACCACCTGGTCGCGGGTACACCGGAAGAGGAATTCGCCGCGATCCAGAAGGCCGAAGAGGCCTTGCACTGA
- a CDS encoding ethanolamine ammonia-lyase subunit EutB → MASFVHTVGHLVYRFDSLKEVMAKASPARSGDYLAGVAASNDGERVAAQMALANIPLTHFLNEALIPYEDDEVTRLIIDTHDAQAFAPVSHLTVGGLRDWLLSEEANEDSLRNLAPGLTPEMAAAVSKIMRVQDLVLVAQKIRVVTRFRGTMGLRGRLSTRLQPNHPTDEPAGIAASILDGLLYGNGDAMIGINPATDSIASICALLEMLDAIIQRYDIPTQACVLTHVTTSIEAINRGVPLDLVFQSIAGTEAANAGFGINLNVLQEGYEAGLSLKRGTLGQNLMYFETGQGSALSTNAHHGVDQQTCETRAYAVARHFKPFLVNTVVGFIGPEYLYNGKQIIRAGLEDHFCGKLLGVPMGCDICYTNHAEADQDDMDTLLTLLGVAGINFIMGIPGSDDIMLNYQTTSFHDALYARQTLGLKPGPEFEAWLARTGIFTQADGRVRFGDNLPPAFRQALAQLA, encoded by the coding sequence ATGGCAAGTTTCGTACACACGGTCGGCCACCTGGTCTACCGCTTCGACAGCCTCAAGGAAGTGATGGCCAAGGCCAGCCCCGCCCGCTCGGGGGACTACCTGGCGGGCGTCGCGGCCAGCAACGACGGCGAACGGGTCGCCGCGCAGATGGCCTTGGCCAATATCCCGCTGACGCATTTCCTCAACGAAGCGCTGATCCCTTACGAAGATGATGAAGTCACGCGCCTGATCATCGACACCCACGATGCCCAGGCCTTCGCCCCGGTCAGCCACCTGACCGTGGGTGGCCTGCGCGACTGGCTGCTGAGCGAAGAGGCCAACGAGGACAGCCTGCGCAACCTGGCACCCGGGCTGACGCCGGAAATGGCCGCCGCGGTGTCGAAGATCATGCGCGTGCAGGACCTGGTGCTGGTGGCACAGAAGATCCGCGTGGTCACCCGGTTCCGTGGCACCATGGGCCTGCGCGGGCGCCTGTCGACGCGGCTGCAGCCCAACCACCCCACCGACGAGCCAGCCGGCATCGCCGCCAGCATTCTCGACGGCCTGCTGTACGGTAACGGCGACGCCATGATCGGCATCAACCCGGCCACCGACAGCATCGCCTCGATCTGCGCCCTGCTGGAAATGCTCGACGCCATCATCCAGCGCTACGACATCCCCACCCAGGCCTGCGTGCTGACCCACGTCACCACCTCGATCGAGGCGATCAACCGTGGCGTGCCACTGGACCTGGTGTTCCAGTCCATCGCCGGTACCGAGGCGGCCAACGCCGGGTTCGGCATCAACCTGAACGTGCTGCAGGAAGGCTACGAAGCGGGCCTTTCGCTGAAACGCGGCACCCTCGGGCAGAACCTGATGTACTTCGAAACCGGCCAGGGCAGCGCGCTGTCGACCAACGCCCACCACGGCGTCGACCAGCAGACCTGTGAAACCCGCGCCTATGCCGTGGCCCGCCACTTCAAGCCATTCCTGGTCAACACCGTGGTCGGCTTCATCGGCCCGGAGTACCTGTACAACGGCAAGCAGATCATCCGCGCCGGCCTCGAAGACCACTTCTGCGGCAAGCTGCTGGGAGTGCCGATGGGTTGCGACATCTGCTACACCAACCACGCCGAAGCCGACCAGGACGACATGGACACCCTGCTGACCCTGCTGGGTGTGGCCGGGATCAACTTCATCATGGGCATCCCCGGCTCCGACGACATCATGCTCAACTACCAGACCACCTCGTTCCACGACGCGCTGTACGCGCGCCAGACCCTGGGCCTGAAGCCCGGGCCGGAGTTCGAGGCATGGCTGGCCCGCACCGGCATCTTCACCCAGGCCGATGGCCGGGTGCGCTTTGGTGACAACCTGCCGCCGGCCTTCCGCCAGGCCTTGGCACAGCTTGCATAG